The following are from one region of the Rhodopirellula sp. P2 genome:
- a CDS encoding glutathione peroxidase, whose product MSRFLLLTLALGCLMTASQPISAADSTADHECVLAHEAQTIEGKEVDLHDYEGKVVLIVNVASKCGYTKQYAGLQSLYEAHKEDGLVILGFPCNQFGSQEPGTNADILEFCSARYNVTFPMMGKVDVNGDDASPLYKQLTSVEAKPAGKGPISWNFEKFLIGRDGQVIGRYKSKVAPSDDELVSAIKAALKG is encoded by the coding sequence ATGTCACGTTTTTTGCTTCTCACACTCGCCCTGGGTTGTTTGATGACTGCTTCTCAACCTATTTCCGCCGCGGATTCGACGGCGGATCACGAATGCGTCTTGGCTCACGAAGCCCAAACGATTGAAGGCAAGGAAGTCGATCTGCACGATTACGAAGGCAAAGTTGTCCTGATCGTGAATGTTGCCAGCAAATGTGGCTACACCAAGCAGTACGCCGGTTTGCAATCCTTGTACGAAGCTCACAAGGAAGACGGTTTGGTCATCCTCGGATTCCCTTGCAACCAATTTGGATCGCAGGAACCAGGGACAAACGCCGACATTTTGGAGTTCTGCAGTGCTCGGTACAACGTCACGTTCCCGATGATGGGCAAGGTCGACGTCAACGGTGACGACGCGTCGCCGTTGTACAAGCAGTTGACCAGCGTCGAAGCCAAACCAGCTGGCAAGGGCCCGATCAGTTGGAACTTTGAAAAGTTCTTGATCGGCCGCGATGGTCAAGTCATCGGTCGTTACAAATCGAAGGTCGCACCTTCGGACGATGAGTTGGTTTCGGCGATCAAAGCGGCACTGAAGGGCTAG